The Gammaproteobacteria bacterium genome has a window encoding:
- a CDS encoding DEAD/DEAH box helicase, whose product MIFSSLDLAPEIQKALDACGYSQMTPIQQQAIVPARRGKDLLASAQTGTGKTAAFTLPILQQMVDRPKPTLPGNVRTLVLTPTRELAEQLSETIKRYGQYLPFSITALYGGVKISSQQKKLKAGIDIIISTPGRLLEHVVEGNINLSEVEFLILDEADRMLDMGFIADVQQLLQKIQKKRQTLLFSATLSQPVKDLASKLLHKHQLVSVAKQNAIADTITHVVYPVAEHDKPALFVELLQEHNWFKVLVFTSTKAQADQLMLTLKKEKIKSALCHGDKSQGSRRRALADFKAAKIQVLIATEVAARGLDIQDLEHVVNYNLPFLAEDYIHRIGRAGRAGAKGEAISLVSREEERTLATIERLIGSRIKRIKIAGYKVGDRDTLLENIAQRRRPPRANKASQTRISHHKTSTRRTTK is encoded by the coding sequence ATGATATTTTCATCCTTGGATCTGGCACCCGAAATTCAGAAAGCGCTGGATGCCTGCGGCTACAGTCAGATGACACCCATCCAACAGCAAGCCATTGTCCCGGCGCGGCGCGGTAAAGACCTGCTGGCCAGTGCACAAACCGGAACCGGAAAAACCGCCGCCTTCACACTGCCCATTTTGCAACAGATGGTTGACCGGCCAAAACCAACACTGCCCGGCAATGTGCGCACACTGGTATTAACCCCCACAAGGGAGCTTGCAGAGCAGCTTTCAGAAACCATCAAGCGCTATGGGCAGTACTTACCCTTCTCGATTACCGCACTGTACGGTGGGGTTAAAATAAGCAGCCAACAGAAGAAACTTAAAGCGGGTATCGACATTATCATCTCCACCCCGGGCCGCTTGCTAGAGCATGTCGTTGAGGGCAACATCAACCTATCAGAAGTTGAGTTTTTGATATTAGACGAAGCGGATCGCATGCTCGACATGGGCTTTATCGCCGATGTTCAACAGCTGCTGCAAAAGATACAAAAAAAGCGCCAAACCTTGCTTTTTTCTGCCACCTTATCGCAACCGGTCAAAGATCTGGCCAGCAAGCTACTGCATAAACACCAGCTGGTCAGTGTCGCCAAACAAAATGCCATTGCCGATACTATTACGCACGTTGTTTATCCGGTTGCAGAACACGATAAACCGGCACTTTTTGTCGAGTTGTTACAAGAACATAACTGGTTCAAGGTACTGGTGTTTACCAGCACCAAAGCACAGGCCGACCAACTGATGCTCACCTTAAAGAAAGAAAAAATAAAATCGGCACTCTGCCACGGTGACAAGAGCCAAGGCTCACGCCGCCGTGCACTGGCTGACTTCAAAGCCGCAAAAATTCAAGTATTGATCGCCACAGAAGTAGCCGCACGAGGGTTGGATATTCAAGACCTGGAGCATGTTGTTAACTACAACCTACCGTTCCTTGCAGAAGATTACATCCACCGCATTGGTCGCGCTGGTCGAGCGGGTGCCAAAGGAGAGGCCATCTCACTGGTTAGCCGTGAAGAAGAGCGCACACTGGCAACGATCGAACGACTGATTGGCAGCCGTATTAAACGCATAAAAATAGCCGGCTACAAAGTCGGAGACCGCGATACACTACTCGAAAATATCGCCCAACGCCGCCGCCCACCCCGTGCCAACAAGGCCAGCCAAACCCGAATCAGCCACCATAAAACCAGCACTCGCCGCACCACTAAATAG